The following proteins are co-located in the Cutaneotrichosporon cavernicola HIS019 DNA, chromosome: 3 genome:
- a CDS encoding uncharacterized protein (Lysin motif) produces MFGFVLVCFLSLVRANDVIPDCTRTATVVAGDTCDKISTRYGVSTFQLALVNTPEINENCDNLMPDQVVCLGVADEDCTKVYTVVEGDTCDWIQEMYGMDANTLWSNNPQINAECTNIYTGEVLCVDTDCFDYPEFNQTAFDVVAETYVPFCDEI; encoded by the exons ATGTTCGGTttcgtcctcgtctgcTTCCTTTCCC TTGTCCGCGCCAACGACGTCATCCCCGACTGCACCCGCACCGCCACGGTCGTCGCCGGCGACACCTGTGACAAGATCT CTACTCGTTACGGCGTCTCGACCTtccagctcgcgcttgtGAACACTCCCGAGATCAACGAGAACTGCGACAACCTTATGCCCGACCAGGTCGTCTGCCTGGGTGTCGCGGATGAGGACTGCACCAAGGTCTACACCGTTGTTGAGGGCGACACCTGTGACTGGATCCAGGAGATGTACGGCATGGACGCCAACACTCTCTGGAGCAACAACCCCCAGATCAACGCCGAGTGCACCAACATTTACACCGGCGAGGTCCTCTGTGTTGACACCGACTGCTTTGACTACCCCGAGTTCAACCAGACGGCGTTTGAC gtcgtcgccgagacCTACGTCCCGTTCTGTGACGAGATCTAA
- a CDS encoding uncharacterized protein (Carboxyl transferase domain), translated as MLRLPLRPTTVGRVPLLARTLIAQPAHLPNNAPPSPLPTRLRLTDPETKLATENMQSLVASMNELRAKAREGGGKKSLDKWKSKGTGKLGARERIAALLDPDSAFLELSPLAAHEVYPDNLPGAGIVTGIGTVSGRRCMIVANDPTVKGGAYYPLTVKKHLRAQQVALENRLPCVYLVESGGAALPYQANVFPDHDHFGRIFYNMARMSGLGIPQISVVHGISVAGGAYMPAMSDVVIIVKNQGRIFLAGPPLVKAATGEVVDDETLGGGEMHTSVSGVADYLASNDSHAIRLARDAVLDLGKASVPSVPPPRPVRDPVYPSSDLNSIVPADTRQAFDMREVIARVTDGSEFREFKKEYGKTLITGFAEIHGHTVGIIANNGVLLSPSALKATHFIELCSQRDIPLVFLVNVTGYMVGTAAERGGIAKDGAKMVRAVARAKVPKFTMVVNGSYGAGNYGMCGRAYGPRFLWMWPNAKVCVMGPDQLSSVMQTVSGNRNAADADERFAKLRSRIEKESEALYSTARMWDDGIIQPSDTRDVLGLALEVAADEKASRKQGSGGSRGEIGADGDSGDWGVFRM; from the exons ATGCTTCGCCTTCCCCTCCGCCCAACCACCGTGGGCCGCGTGCCCTTGCTTGCGCGCACGCTCATCGCGCAGCCCGCTCACCTCCCCAACAATGCGCCCCCTAGCCCCCTCCCTACCCGTCTCCGCCTCACCGACCCCGAGACCAAGCTGGCTACCGAGAACATGCAGTCGCTCGTGGCAAGCATGAACGAGCTCAGGGCTAAGGCCCGCGAGGGAGGCGGTAAGAAGTCGCTCGACAAGTGGAAGAGCAAGGGAACTGGCAAGCTTGGTGCCCGTGAGCG TATCGcggccctccttgaccccgactcggcgttcctcgagctctcgcccctcgccgcgcacgaGGTGTACCCCGACAACCTCCCCGGTGCTGGTATCGTCACCGGTATCGGAACTGTGTCGGGCCGCCGCTGCATGATTGTCGCCAACGACCCCACTGTCAAGGGCGGCGCGTACTACCCCCTCACGGTTAAGAAGCACCTGCGCGCTCAGCAGGTCGCACTCGAAAACCGCCTCCCTTGTGTTTACCTCGTCGAGTCGGGCGGTGCTGCCCTTCCGTACCAGGCCAACGTGTTCCCGGACCAC GACCACTTCGGCCGCATCTTCTACAACATGGCCCGTATGTCGGGTCTTGGCATCCCCCAGATCTCGGTTGTGCACGGTATCTCAGTCGCCGGTGGCGCCTACATGCCCGCCATGtccgacgtcgtcatcatcgtcaAGAACCAGGGCCGTATCTTCCTGGCTGGCCCTCCCCTCGTCAAGGCGGCTACcggcgaggttgtcgacgacgagactCTCGGCGGTGGTGAGATGCACACGTCCGTCTCTGGTGTCGCCGACTACCTTGCCTCTAACGACTCCCATGCGatccgcctcgcccgcgacgccgtcctcgacctcggcaaggcGTCTGTCCCCTCGGTCCCGCCTCCCCGGCCAGTCCGCGACCCCGTCTACCCCTCTTCGGACCTCAACTCGATCGTGCCAGCCGACACGCGCCAGGCCTTTGACATGCGCGAAGTCATCGCCCGCGTGACTGACGGATCCGAGTTCCGCGAGTTCAAGAAGGAGTACGGCAAGACGCTCATCACCGGCTTTGCCGAGATCCACGGCCACACCGTCGGTATCATTGCCAACAACGGTGTGCTTCTCTCTCCCTCGGCCCTCAAGGCGACTCACTTTATCGAGCTGTGCTCGCAGCGTGACATTCCCCTCGTTTTCCTCGTAAACGTCACCGGTTACATGGTCGGTACAGCtgccgagcgcggcggTATCGCAAAGGACGGTGCCAAGATGGTTCGCGCAGTCGCTCGTGCAAAGGTGCCCAAGTTTACCATGGTCGTCAACGGCTCGTACGGTGCCGGCAACTACGGCATGTGTGGACGTGCGTACGGCCCCCGCTTCCTCTGGATGTGGCCCAATGCCAAGGTGTGTGTCATGGGTCCCGACCAGCTCTCGAGCGTCATGCAGACCGTCTCGGGCAACCGTAATGCtgccgatgccgacgagcgTTTCGCCAAGCTCCGCTCGCGTATTGAgaaggagagcgaggcTCTCTACTCGACCGCGCGGATGTGGGACGACGGTATCATCCAGCCTTCCGACACGCGTGAtgtcctcggtctcgcgctcgaggtcgctgCCGACGAGAAGGCGTCTCGCAAGCAGGGCAGTGGTGGTAGCCGCGGCGAGatcggcgccgacggcgactCGGGCGACTGGGGCGTGTTCCGCATGTAA
- a CDS encoding uncharacterized protein (Fungal trichothecene efflux pump (TRI12)), producing MDSGSTTADTRTLTGSHSKTGSLKTGMASHSDLDQVENVEVEKTSVAAEVNSAAASAPDGVLEGMRLFLVFLAMMLSVFMFALDQSIVSTAIPVIVSQYKAFDAVAWIVTAYFLTQCGLILLAGQLLTVLKSKWVLLGAIFFFELGSLLCAVANSMDMLIASRAIQGIGASGMFVSIIAIIAVVTRVEKRAAFLAGFGFVFVIASVIGPLLGGVFTEHLSWRWCFWINLPIGGVAAVAVFLLLPAHEPIRRENSPTTFREALSRMDWIGSALAMLFVTCLLLALQWGGNKYAWSNWRIPLLFTLGGLLCIAFFSWEWYLNEDALIPRALMTNRTVVNASGAIFLLMMTMLGGTYQLPLFYQATRNHSAQKSGIDIIPFMIMVCIGIFVSGGFVTKWGRYYPFFIIGPPIAAAGVGMLYTIDAKTSNGFIIGGQILAGFGVGLTFQNLIMSTQAEYASRPELIPQATGIVSFFQLTGAALGIGIVNTVQSVYLNRYIKEFAPTAPFEVVRQSTQAMWHIDLPSDVRAAVVHAYTAAISKSYIPILVALVLSLVFGALIRNHNMLKLGGAGNMHMA from the exons ATGGACAGTGGATCAACAACAGCAGACACTCGCACACTCACCGGATCACACTCCAAGACGGGCTCACTCAAGACGGGCATGGCTTCTCACTCGGACCTCGACCAGGTCGAGAAtgttgaggtcgagaagacgtcggtggccgccgaggtcaactccgccgccgcctctgCCCCGGacggcgtgctcgagggAATgcgcctcttcctcgtcttcctcgctATGATGCTCTCTGTCTTC ATGTTTGCCCTTGACCAGTCGATCGTATCAACTGCCATCCCCGTCATTGTGTCGCAGTACAAGGCGTTTGACGCCGTCGCATGGATCGTCACCGCCTACTTCCTCACTCAGTGcggcctcatcctcctcgctggtCAGCTCCTCACTGTACTCAAGTCCAAAtgggtcctcctcggcgcaatcttcttcttcgagctcggctccctcctctgcgccgtcgccaacaGCATGGACATGCTCATCGCGTCTCGCGCCATCCAGGGCATTGGTGCCTCGGGCATGTTCGTCTCGATCATCGCCATCATTGCCGTCGTTACTCGCGTCGAAAAGCGTGCCGCTTTCCTGGCCGGCTTCGGTTTCGTGTTCGTCATCGCTTCCGTCATTGGtcccctcctcggcggcgtctTCACTGAGCACCTCAGCTGGCGCTGGTGCTTTTGGATCAACCTTCCTATTGGTGGCGTTGCCGCTGTAGCggtcttcctcctcctccctgCCCACGAGCCCATCCGTCGCGAGAACTCGCCCACGACCTTCCGCGAGGCCCTCTCCCGCATGGACTGGATCGGATCGGCGCTCGCCATGCTCTTCGTCACCTgcctgctcctcgccctccagTGGGGCGGCAACAAGTACGCCTGGAGCAACTGGCGcatccctctcctcttcacgctcggcggcctcctctgcatcgccttcttctcatGGGAGTGGTACCTCAACGAGGATGCCCTCATCCCCCGTGCGCTAATGACCAACCGCACCGTCGTCAACGCCTCCGGGGCAATCTTCCTCCTGATGATGACCATGCTTGGTGGAACCTATCAACTGCCTCTTTTCTATCAGGCAACGCGCAACCACTCGGCGCAGAAGTCGGGCATCGACATCATTCCCTTCATGATCATGGTTTGCATCGGCATCTTTGTGTCGGGCGGGTTTGTCACCAAGTGGGGCCGCTACTACCCCTTCTTCATCATTGGCCCTCCTATCGCCGCTGCCGGCGTGGGCATGCTCTACAccatcgacgccaagaCTTCCAACGGCTTCATCATCGGCGGCCAGATTCTCGCCGGCTTCGGTGTCGGCCTCACCTTCCAGAACCTCATCATGTCGACCCAGGCCGAGTACGCCTCGCGCCCGGAGCTCATTCCCCAGGCGACCGGTATCGTCTCGTTCTTCCAGCTTACTGgtgccgccctcggcatcggaATTGTCAACACTGTCCAGTCCGTCTATCTCAACCGCTACATCAAGGAGTTTGCGCCCACCGCGCCGTTTGAGGTTGTGCGCCAGTCCACACAGGCTATGTGGCACATCGACCTCCCCAGCGAtgtccgcgccgccgttgTTCACGCGTACACTGCCGCCATTTCGAAGAGCTACATTCCCATCCTTGTCGCCCTTGTCCTCAGTCTCGTCTTTGGTGCTCTTATCCGCAACCACAACatgctcaagctcggcggAGCGGGCAACATGCACATGGCATGA